A part of Paenibacillus sp. sptzw28 genomic DNA contains:
- a CDS encoding dihydrofolate reductase, producing the protein MTITMIAAMAHNRAIGVDNRMPWRLPAELAHFQRSTLGKTVLMGRKTFESLGKPLKNRLNVVLTRSSSCVPEGCEVVNSVQEALERYAASSDTELVVIGGAEVYKQFLPYADKLLLTEVEAEIDGDAFFPSFNENEWMVTDSEAYSKDEKNAYNFYIRTYVRKPRGH; encoded by the coding sequence ATGACTATAACGATGATTGCGGCAATGGCGCACAACAGGGCTATCGGCGTGGACAACAGGATGCCTTGGCGGCTGCCGGCGGAATTAGCTCATTTTCAACGTTCAACACTTGGCAAAACGGTGCTTATGGGTCGGAAAACGTTCGAATCCCTCGGCAAACCGCTTAAGAACAGGCTAAATGTCGTCCTGACGCGCAGCAGCAGCTGCGTCCCGGAGGGCTGTGAAGTTGTTAATTCAGTTCAGGAAGCACTTGAACGTTACGCAGCAAGCTCCGACACGGAGCTGGTTGTGATAGGCGGAGCCGAAGTGTATAAGCAGTTTCTGCCCTATGCGGACAAGCTGCTGCTCACAGAGGTCGAAGCCGAGATTGACGGCGATGCATTTTTCCCTTCTTTTAATGAGAATGAATGGATGGTCACGGACAGTGAAGCATACTCGAAGGATGAGAAAAATGCATACAATTTTTACATCCGGACTTACGTGCGAAAACCGCGGGGCCATTAA
- a CDS encoding dihydrolipoamide acetyltransferase family protein: MAKFEYRFPELGEGLHEGEIVKMHIKPGDTVTDEDIIMEVQNDKAIVEVPCPVNGKVLEVLVKDGQVCHVGDIVAVIDAEGEVPEQAAPANQSHAAPEAAKEPAKTELPKTGAADTAKDAAPEAADKAAAPAPAKAAGGLVLATPSVRKFAREKGVDLSGAAGSGKNGRITREDVEALAAGGGKAPAAAQAGAQDAAAGAAQVESKPANVTTIAGDRTEERLPFKGIRKVIANAMSKSVYTAPHVTLMDEVDVTELVALRTKAKPVAEKKGVKLTYLPFIVKALVAACRQFPIVNSTLDEEAQEIVYKKYYNIGIATDTDNGLIVPVIPDADRKNVWMIADAIKDLAVRGREGKLTPNEMKGSTITITNIGSAGGMFFTPVINFPEVAILGTGRISEKPVVKNGEIVAASVMALSLSFDHRLIDGATAQNFLNYIKQLLADPQLLVMEV; the protein is encoded by the coding sequence GAAATCGTAAAAATGCACATTAAACCCGGAGATACGGTAACCGACGAAGATATTATTATGGAAGTGCAGAACGACAAGGCGATTGTGGAAGTGCCCTGCCCGGTAAACGGCAAGGTGCTTGAAGTGCTTGTCAAAGACGGGCAAGTATGCCACGTCGGGGATATTGTTGCCGTTATTGATGCTGAAGGCGAAGTTCCGGAACAAGCGGCTCCGGCTAACCAAAGCCACGCAGCGCCTGAGGCTGCGAAAGAGCCGGCGAAGACCGAGCTGCCTAAGACCGGCGCTGCCGATACGGCGAAAGACGCAGCTCCCGAAGCGGCTGATAAAGCGGCAGCTCCGGCTCCTGCCAAAGCTGCAGGCGGCCTGGTTCTGGCGACGCCAAGTGTGCGTAAATTTGCGCGTGAGAAGGGCGTAGACCTATCCGGAGCAGCAGGCTCTGGCAAAAACGGCCGTATAACGCGTGAAGACGTTGAGGCATTGGCGGCAGGCGGCGGTAAAGCTCCTGCGGCAGCGCAAGCTGGCGCTCAAGACGCGGCAGCGGGCGCAGCACAAGTTGAATCCAAACCGGCGAATGTGACGACTATTGCCGGCGATCGTACGGAAGAGCGCTTGCCGTTCAAGGGCATCCGCAAGGTGATTGCAAATGCAATGTCCAAGTCGGTCTACACTGCGCCGCATGTAACATTAATGGATGAAGTCGACGTTACCGAGCTCGTGGCACTGCGCACGAAAGCGAAGCCGGTTGCGGAGAAGAAGGGCGTCAAGCTGACGTACCTGCCGTTTATCGTCAAAGCGCTCGTCGCGGCCTGCCGTCAGTTCCCGATTGTGAACTCGACGCTGGATGAAGAAGCGCAGGAAATCGTGTACAAGAAATACTACAACATCGGTATTGCAACGGATACCGATAACGGTCTGATCGTTCCCGTTATTCCGGATGCGGACCGCAAGAACGTCTGGATGATCGCCGACGCGATCAAGGATCTTGCCGTACGCGGACGCGAAGGCAAGCTCACTCCGAACGAAATGAAAGGCAGCACCATTACAATTACGAATATTGGTTCCGCAGGCGGCATGTTCTTCACACCGGTCATCAACTTCCCGGAAGTAGCGATTCTCGGTACCGGCCGCATCTCGGAAAAGCCGGTTGTCAAGAACGGTGAAATTGTCGCAGCATCCGTAATGGCCCTCTCGCTCAGCTTTGATCATCGTCTCATCGACGGCGCAACAGCTCAGAATTTCTTGAATTACATCAAGCAGCTGCTCGCCGATCCACAATTGCTTGTTATGGAGGTGTAA
- a CDS encoding acyl-CoA thioesterase — MDMELESKPASASRSTMVQLIFPSDTNYHGTMFGGKVMEYMDKIAAITSMRHARKPVVTASTDSLDFVAPIRIGEVIEVGAFVTWTHKSSMEVFVKVETENVYTGERKTAVTAFFTFVSLGEDGKPCKVTPVIPETEEEKALNASAPTRYALRMQRKRDRQIGH; from the coding sequence ATGGACATGGAGCTTGAAAGCAAGCCGGCAAGCGCATCGCGCTCGACGATGGTGCAGTTGATTTTTCCATCCGATACGAATTATCACGGTACAATGTTCGGCGGAAAAGTAATGGAGTATATGGATAAAATAGCTGCCATTACCAGTATGCGTCATGCGAGGAAGCCTGTTGTGACAGCCTCGACGGACAGTCTGGATTTCGTGGCGCCGATCAGAATAGGTGAAGTGATTGAAGTCGGAGCATTCGTAACTTGGACGCATAAGAGCTCAATGGAAGTTTTTGTTAAAGTTGAGACGGAAAATGTGTACACCGGAGAGCGCAAAACTGCAGTCACGGCTTTTTTTACTTTTGTTTCGCTGGGTGAAGACGGCAAACCCTGTAAAGTGACGCCCGTAATTCCCGAGACGGAGGAAGAAAAGGCTCTGAATGCTTCTGCCCCGACTCGTTATGCGCTTCGAATGCAGCGAAAACGGGACAGACAGATCGGTCATTAA
- the lpdA gene encoding dihydrolipoyl dehydrogenase translates to MVVGDASLDIDTLVIGAGPGGYVAAIRAAQLGQNVLVVDKQYVGGVCLNVGCIPSKALISASHQYESINHASAFGITASDVKVEWSKVQEFKNGVVKKLTGGVATLLKANKIQYFSGEVMFINENEARVFNEQEAPRYRFKNCIIATGSRPIELKAFPYGGRIVSSTEALSLPEIPKSLVVIGGGYIGIELGQMYARFGTKVTVIEGSDTILPGFDNDMSSLVAKKLKGAKAEIITGAQAKSADQTDSSVTVTYTVGGEDKQVTADYLLVTVGRRPNTDGELGLDLINIKMTDRGLIEVDGQCRTNIPHIYAIGDIIEGPALAHKAMYEGRVAAEAISGEPSQIDYKCIPLVVFSDPECSSVGYSEKEAKEKGHNVKVGKFPFNINGRALSLGVKEGFVKIIADADNGLVLGAQIAGIEASNMIAELGLAIEMGATLEDIALTIHAHPTLGEIVLDAVEMALGHPIHAVGK, encoded by the coding sequence ATGGTAGTAGGTGACGCTTCACTCGATATCGATACTCTGGTAATCGGTGCAGGACCCGGCGGTTACGTGGCGGCTATTCGTGCCGCCCAGCTCGGGCAAAATGTGCTTGTCGTGGATAAACAGTATGTTGGCGGCGTATGTTTGAATGTAGGGTGTATTCCATCCAAAGCACTGATCTCCGCTTCCCATCAGTATGAATCGATTAATCACGCTTCGGCTTTCGGTATTACGGCTTCCGACGTGAAGGTCGAATGGAGCAAGGTCCAGGAATTCAAGAACGGCGTGGTCAAGAAATTGACCGGCGGCGTGGCAACCTTGCTTAAAGCGAACAAGATTCAATATTTCAGCGGTGAAGTAATGTTCATCAACGAGAACGAAGCGCGCGTATTCAACGAACAGGAAGCACCCCGCTATCGTTTCAAGAACTGCATCATTGCTACCGGATCCCGTCCGATCGAGCTGAAAGCATTCCCATACGGCGGCCGCATCGTCTCCTCGACAGAGGCGCTGTCGCTGCCGGAAATTCCGAAGAGCCTTGTTGTAATCGGAGGCGGCTATATCGGAATCGAGCTTGGTCAAATGTATGCCCGTTTCGGCACGAAAGTTACGGTTATTGAAGGTTCCGATACGATCCTTCCGGGCTTTGACAACGATATGTCCTCGCTCGTCGCCAAGAAGCTTAAAGGCGCCAAGGCAGAAATCATCACCGGCGCTCAAGCGAAAAGCGCGGACCAAACGGACAGCAGCGTTACCGTCACGTACACGGTCGGCGGCGAAGACAAGCAGGTGACGGCAGACTATTTGCTCGTCACAGTAGGACGACGTCCTAACACCGACGGCGAGCTTGGTCTTGATCTGATCAATATCAAGATGACCGATCGCGGACTGATCGAAGTCGACGGTCAATGCCGTACGAACATTCCTCATATCTATGCAATCGGCGATATCATCGAGGGCCCGGCGCTTGCGCACAAAGCAATGTACGAAGGCCGCGTCGCAGCTGAAGCTATCTCTGGAGAGCCAAGCCAAATTGATTACAAATGTATTCCGCTCGTCGTATTCTCCGATCCGGAATGCTCAAGTGTCGGTTACAGTGAGAAAGAAGCGAAAGAAAAAGGCCACAACGTCAAGGTAGGTAAATTTCCGTTCAATATTAACGGCCGCGCATTGTCGCTCGGCGTTAAAGAAGGCTTTGTAAAAATCATTGCCGACGCTGATAACGGCCTGGTGCTCGGCGCACAAATCGCCGGTATAGAAGCATCTAACATGATCGCAGAGCTTGGTTTAGCCATCGAGATGGGCGCAACACTCGAAGATATCGCGCTCACGATTCATGCTCATCCGACGCTGGGAGAAATTGTTCTTGATGCGGTCGAAATGGCCCTTGGTCACCCGATACACGCAGTCGGCAAGTAA
- the thyA gene encoding thymidylate synthase codes for MRAYLDLLQDVLDHGTFKEDRTGTGTISVFGRQLRFDLNIGFPLVTTKRIHVKSVIHELLWFLKGETNVRYLQENGVRIWNEWADENGDLGPVYGSQWRFWEAPDGRRIDQIAQVVDSIKRNPDSRRHIVSAWNVAEIENMKLPPCHYVFQFYVIDGKLSCMLTMRSSDTFLGLPFNIAQYALLTHMIADQCDLGVGEFIYSGGDVHIYSNHIEQVKLQLSREPLPLPRLVIKRKAESIFDYKFEDFEIADYQYHPTIKAEVAI; via the coding sequence TTGAGAGCGTATTTGGATTTGCTTCAGGATGTGCTGGACCACGGAACGTTTAAGGAAGACCGTACGGGAACGGGAACGATATCCGTATTCGGCCGCCAGCTGCGTTTCGATTTAAATATAGGTTTTCCGCTTGTAACGACAAAAAGGATTCATGTAAAATCGGTCATTCACGAGCTGCTCTGGTTTCTGAAGGGCGAGACGAACGTCCGTTATTTGCAGGAAAACGGTGTTCGAATCTGGAATGAATGGGCCGATGAGAATGGTGATCTCGGACCTGTCTACGGGTCGCAGTGGCGCTTCTGGGAAGCGCCGGACGGCAGACGCATCGACCAGATTGCGCAGGTGGTGGACTCGATCAAGCGCAATCCGGATTCACGGCGGCATATTGTAAGCGCTTGGAATGTGGCGGAGATCGAGAACATGAAGCTGCCGCCTTGCCATTATGTTTTTCAATTTTATGTAATTGACGGGAAGCTGTCCTGCATGCTCACCATGCGCTCGTCGGATACGTTTCTCGGTCTGCCCTTTAATATCGCACAGTACGCGCTGTTGACCCATATGATCGCCGACCAGTGCGATCTTGGCGTCGGGGAATTTATATATTCCGGCGGCGACGTTCATATATACAGCAACCATATCGAGCAGGTAAAGCTGCAGCTTTCCCGTGAGCCGCTGCCGCTTCCGCGCTTGGTGATTAAGCGAAAGGCTGAATCGATTTTTGATTATAAATTCGAAGATTTTGAAATAGCGGACTATCAATATCATCCTACGATCAAAGCGGAAGTAGCGATATAG